GCCAATGACGCCGGAGAACCAGGAATATGTAGCTACGCGAAAAATCCGGCAACTGTTCGACAAATACGGTAACGCCGAGGATGTTGCGCGGGCATGGTACGCAGGTGAGGGATATGTTGATGCCTTGCGTCGCGGCGAACCGCCCTATTCGCCTGATGTAAGGTTTAACGCTGATGGCATAGCGGACCCGAACGGACAATACCCATCGGTCAATGAGTATGCGCAGCAAGTGGTCAGTCGTATGGGAAAACCAGGTTTTGCTCCGGATGCTGTAACCGACTATGACCTTGCTGAAACATGGGTCCGCCCGGCGACAAGGGAAGAGCTTCAGGCTTCTTTACTCGATGCATTGCGCCAAATTGGAGAGCAAAAATGGGATGAGGCGGAGCAGGCGGCTGCAGAGAGCGCGTTCTGGCGTGATATTCCCTACCATGAAAAAGGCAAATTGGCTGGAGAAGGTCTTGTTTTAGGCGAAGAAAAACCGCAGGCCAGGATTATTTTGCCTGGCGAAGCAGAAGTAAACCCGGAAGCTATCAAGGTGATTGAAGCGCTCAAAAAACAGGCTGAAATTGATGCGGAGATAGCAAGAACCAAAGGAGATCCTCGTCAATTTTTAGCTGATGCAATCAAGGCAGGCGATTATTACCGCGCCGCTCGGTGGGCTGAGATTGTCGGCAGTAAAGACCTTGCTGAAAAATATCGCAAGCTGTGGTGGAAAGAGCAGGGCTTTAAAGATGAACCGGCTATTGATTTAAGCAGGGTAGAACCTACTTTACATGATATACGCCCGGATATTAAACAGTTTATTGAAGACACCACTCAGAGGATTGCAGCGGATAGGAAAAACGCCCGCCAGGAGTTGCTGAATGCTTTGGAAGCGGTAAAGCAAAAGGCGTGGGACAATGCTGAAGCTGAAGCCGTTACCTCTCGGATGAACCCCGAAGCAATCGTTTTAACTGAGTATTTTAATACCTATAAAATATCTCCAGAGGCGTTAGAAAAAGCGCTACGGCGGCGCCAGGAAAAGCTGATTGATGATTATATGTCTGTCCTGCGCAGTCAAATGAAGCAGGGCGTTGAGAACCGGTCCATGACGCCTGTTTTAGACAAAGCGGGCAATCCAACAGGTGAGTATACTTTTTCGCCCGGATACAGTCGCAATTACCAATGGTATCGCGACATGCTCGAAGCTAACGGCGGCAAAATGCCTAAAAAAGCTGACCTGGAGTATTGGCTGCGCGAAACAGCTGTTGACCATCTGCGCAATGGCTACCGTGACCCGATGTATGGCGAATTGCCGCCTTCAAGCGAATTTGTGAAGATCGAGCAAGCTTTGTCTGGCCTACAAAAGTATCGAAAACAGCTTCCGTTTGAACTGCGCACCTGGGAGAAAAACAAGGCGATTGATGAGAATGCTTTAGAAAGCGGCGCCGAAGTTGCGGGACTGGTTAATCAGGCTCCGCCCCCACCTGGGATTGAGTATTTACGCAAACGGAGCAATATGGCGCAAAGCGGCCTGAGTGTGCCGGTAAACAGTCCGCGGCCTGAAACTTCTTCCGGTGTTACTGTGCCTGAAACTATTTCCCGCAAGCAGATTATGGACAAAATTAACGAGTTATTTACCGCTGTCCGCACTGGCCGTTTGGGTGTTGATGGCGTACTTGGCTGGTTTGACCGCAATTCTGAGGTTATCCGCACAAAGGGCTATGCCGACTTCCGGGCAATCATGCATGAGATAGGGCATTACCTCGATAAAGGACTTGGCCTGCGTAACGACGCACGTTTTGACAATGAGTTAATCAGCGCCGTTCATCGCCGGTTTGGTGATGCCTATGACAATTTACCAGTTGAACGACTCCGTGGAGAAGGCATAGCCGAATTTATCCATGACTACACGACAAACAAAGCTAGGGCACAGGCTGAGTTTCCGCAGTATTATGCGGCGTTTGAGAAGCGGTTGAAGAAAGAGCCGGAAATACGCGGCAGGCTTAAAATAGTCAGCGACATGCTCAAAACGTGGTACAACCAAGCTGCTAAAGACCGCGTAAAAGGTTCCATATCGTTTGGCGACCGCCGGACCGCTTTTGAGAAAACGAAGGATGCCGTCAAAAACCCGAAGCAAACTGCTGAGGCTATTGCCGAAAGCGGCAGAGAAATCATTGACAAGGTGTATGACAAGTTTGTCGATGAACTCGCGCCGCTTGACCGCATGATGAAAGAGATTGAGAAGCTAACCGGCGAAAAATTGCCATTAGCGCAAGATGTCTTTAAACAGGCATGGCTTGCCAGGGGCTGGGCTGGAAAGGCGCAAACGCTCATTGAACACGGCATCCCAGAAAAAGGAATACCGTCGCTCAAATCAATCGTGAAGTCAGTTGAAAAGAACATTGACGATTTCAGCGCCTACCTTGTAGCGCTCCGCGAGATTGACATGTACCGGATGGAGGAGCAAGGACTTGGTAAGTTTGAACATGCGATTTCTAAAGCTGACGCTGCTCTCACGGTAGCTGAAGGACGTCAAAGGCCAGAATTTGTTAAGGCCCAGCAGGAGCTTGTTAAATTCCAAAACCACCTGCTGGATATTTTGGTTGATGCCGGCATAAAAGATCGTGCTTCAGTAGAAATAATGAAAACTAAGTGGCCGAACTATGTGCCGTTCTTTCGGGAGTTTGATGAAGCGGCAATTGAGAAGTTTTTGAGCGGCAAAGGTTTCGGCAACGTATCTGACCCGATTAAAAAGCTCAAAGGAAGCACGCGGGACATCATCAACCCGCTGGAAAGCATCGTAAAGAACACGTACCTATTCATCAACCTGGCAGAACGTAACCGCGTGGCCAGGTTGTTTGTTGATTTGGCACAGAAGCCAGGATTGGGTAAGCTTATCGAAGAAGTATCTGGTCCGGCATCGTCAAAAGACAGTACATTTGCTGTATGGGACAAAGGCAAAAAACGAGTGTTTCAAACAACGCCGGAACTGTACCGGGCGATTATGCTGCTTGACCGTGAAGCGGCTGGAGTTATTGAAAAAATCCTCTCGATTCCTGCTGGTTGGCTGCGTGCCGGCGCGGTGTTGTCACCGGAGTTCATAGTCCGCAATCCCGTGAGAGATGCGCACTCAGCGTTCATTTATTCCAAGTACGGCTTTATTCCGGTGATAGACACCTTCCGGGGCTTGGCCCATGTCCTCAAAAAAGATGACCTGTACTGGGAATACATGAATAGCGGCGCAGCTCACTCGACAATGGTAAGCCTTGACCGTGACTATCTTGCCAAGAACTTGCGCGAAATTATGTCTAAGCCAGGATACCAAAAATTTATTGCGCCGCTTAATCCCAAAACTTACATTGATATTCTCCGGGCGTTTTCGGAAACTCTGGAAATGGGCACTCGTGTCGCTGAATACGAGAACGCCAGGCGCGGTTACAACGGCGTGATAAACAGATTGTTCAGTAACAAACGCACGCAGCGCAGTATGGAGGAAGCAGCTTTAGCGGCGCGTGACATTACTCTTGACTTTAGCCGGGCTGGTACGGTGGGCAAAAAGATTAACAAGGTTGTTGCTTTTTGGAATGCGACAATCCAGGGCATGGACAAAATGATACGTGCCTTCAAAGAAGACCCAGTTACTACGTCAGCGAAGGTGTTCATGTCGGTTACGCTGCCGTCGATCGTGCTATGGTACTTAAACAAAGACGATCCACGCTACCAAGAACTGCCCCAATGGCAGAAAGATTTGTTTTGGATTATCCCGGCCAAAGATACTCTTATTCGCATTCCCAAGCCTTTTGAAGTCGGAATTCTTTTTGGCACATCGGTGGAGCGGATGCTTGACTGGATGTATAAAAAAGACCCGAACGCATTTAAGGGGTACGGGAAAACAGTCTGGGATGCTATGGTGCCTGGCTGGATGCCGACAGCTTTGCTGCCAATTGTCGAGTGGACGTCGAATTATTCATATTTCATGGAGCGCAACATTGTGCCGCCGAGCCAAGAAAAACTGCCGCCAAAGCTGCAGTATGGACCAAATACCTCAGCTATTGGCAAATGGATAGGCGAACATGCTATAACTCCATGGACACCGCAGGGAGTATCGCCGGCAAAAGTAGATAATACCATTCGTGGCTATACCGGCGGCCTTGGTGGACTGGCTATGACGCTAGGTGATTTGGTGGCCGGCGAATTTGATAAGCGTCCGTCATTGAAGTGGACGGAGTACCCTGGTATTCGTGCTTTTACGGCTACGCCATACAGGAGCAGCAAGTCAGTGCAGGATTTCTACGACCGCTGGAACGAAGTGCAGCAAATGTACAACGAGTACAAGCAGACAGGCGTAAAACCTGCCGGACTTGACGGAGCAGAGTACCGGCGGCTGCAAGGTGTTAATGAGATTATGCAAAAAATCAACAAGCGAGAGAAGGAAATCCTTTCTGATAAGAACATGAGCAGCGAGGAAAAGAGGAGCCGTCTGGATCAGCTCAATGTTATGAAAACCAATTACGCCAGGATTGCCCTGGGCAGACAAAAAATAGCGCAGTAAAAAAAGCAGGGATTAGCTCCCTGCTTTTGCTTTGCGCTTTTTGTACTCCTGCCAGATTGCTCCGGCAATACTCGCTACAATAAAGATGGGAAAGCCGTATATTACAACAGCCAGCCAGATTTCAAAGAAGGCCCCGGCGGCAGAAAGGAGGATGATAAGTAAGGGCAAAGTCAACCAGAGGATAGCGGAACCAATAGCGGCGCCTGCGAGAGTACCCAAAAATTTTAATAATTTCTTCATTGTTAAACCTCTATTTCGTGGTTAGCATTCGTTGTTATACTGGACGCTTCCTCTATCAAAAACGGTCAAATCAGACGTAAAGGGGTGTGAAAATGGGCGAAAAAGAGCTCAATATAGAATTAATCGAGCGAATGACACGCCTAGAGAGTAAAGTAGACATGATACTCATGCAATGCCCGCAGTGTCAGGCGGCAGTGCGCAAACATGATGCGGATATCGCTGCCCTAACGCAAAACATAGACTCGACCCACCAGCGAATTGACACAATATATCGCACTGCCAGCATCATTAGCGCGGCTATTGCGCTGTTTATGCAGGCGGCCGTGTTTGTTTGGCAGGGGGTGCGGCATTGATTATGAACCGAATGCAAAAATACATTATCGAGGCATTGATAGGAGCGTTCCTGCTCCTATTTTTGTTTTGGGCTGTAGGTTACTGGTGGAATGCCCTCGGTAATGCAAAATTTGAACTGAAAAGTTGCTGGGATGGTGTGGCGGCTTTAGGGGCCGCCGGGACTCTTGCAGCCATAAAATATATTGTAGATAGCGTGGCTAATAGCGAACAGGGAAAAAATCCGTATGAAAAGGGGGATAACTGATGACACCCGATGAATTTATTGCCTGGTTAGGGCCCGTAGCTCAACGTGTTTGCCGCAAGTACGGCCTGCCTGCCAGCGTCTGCATCGCCCAGGGAGCACTGGAAAGCGGCTGGGGGCGATATGTGATTGGCGAGTATAACCTTTTTGGCCGCAAAGCCGTTGCTGGTGACAAGTCAATAACCGTCACCACACAGGAGTATATTAACGGCGAATGGGTAACTATCAATGACGAATTCAAGGACTATGACAGCTTGGACGAGGCCGTGGAGGACTGGTGCGTGCTAATGACTGAGGAGCCGGCATACGCTGACGCGCTGGCGGTGTGGCAAGAGACACATGATGTTGAGCAGTTTGTGCGGACAATGGGTCCGGTATACGCTACAGACCCTGAATATGCCGACAAGGTGCTGGCGACAATTCGCGCCAATGATTTAACGCAATACGATGAGGTGATGGCTTAATGCCTAGTTGGGAAATTTACAGCGTCAAAGTTACTGCTGATGAAGGCATTAGCTACGAAGAAGCTATGCACTACGTTCACGAAGAACAACTACTATGGAAAGAGCGCGGCAAGGTCCTGGGCCGCATGGAAATCCGCATCATCAACGACGGCCTGGA
This region of Thermosinus carboxydivorans Nor1 genomic DNA includes:
- a CDS encoding glycoside hydrolase family 73 protein, whose protein sequence is MTPDEFIAWLGPVAQRVCRKYGLPASVCIAQGALESGWGRYVIGEYNLFGRKAVAGDKSITVTTQEYINGEWVTINDEFKDYDSLDEAVEDWCVLMTEEPAYADALAVWQETHDVEQFVRTMGPVYATDPEYADKVLATIRANDLTQYDEVMA
- a CDS encoding LPD38 domain-containing protein translates to MFTLDDFASKYSDENKLDSLDSFAAKHLGPKQPQPSPTIPAPEIPIDVPQEEPAPGFLTNLAKDISRIGARYLEGARQAWDEVQRANQRYDAVASDPNADLTDIEAARYQANAAQGQFVKDVAQTPLMIGALAGAPGAAVAVAPFIAADIANAAQERFQQEGALGAAKQVAGDVTGIGPAIEELPKVFNLDYWKQAYEEPVTTIGSTAMALAPAALIGKGVYKGVSGVVEDKVKSALDEFDFTKSDELPTNPNVEALVKAIAEQESGGDYGAVNPDSGARGKFQIMPENWPEWAEEFGLGRDAPMTPENQEYVATRKIRQLFDKYGNAEDVARAWYAGEGYVDALRRGEPPYSPDVRFNADGIADPNGQYPSVNEYAQQVVSRMGKPGFAPDAVTDYDLAETWVRPATREELQASLLDALRQIGEQKWDEAEQAAAESAFWRDIPYHEKGKLAGEGLVLGEEKPQARIILPGEAEVNPEAIKVIEALKKQAEIDAEIARTKGDPRQFLADAIKAGDYYRAARWAEIVGSKDLAEKYRKLWWKEQGFKDEPAIDLSRVEPTLHDIRPDIKQFIEDTTQRIAADRKNARQELLNALEAVKQKAWDNAEAEAVTSRMNPEAIVLTEYFNTYKISPEALEKALRRRQEKLIDDYMSVLRSQMKQGVENRSMTPVLDKAGNPTGEYTFSPGYSRNYQWYRDMLEANGGKMPKKADLEYWLRETAVDHLRNGYRDPMYGELPPSSEFVKIEQALSGLQKYRKQLPFELRTWEKNKAIDENALESGAEVAGLVNQAPPPPGIEYLRKRSNMAQSGLSVPVNSPRPETSSGVTVPETISRKQIMDKINELFTAVRTGRLGVDGVLGWFDRNSEVIRTKGYADFRAIMHEIGHYLDKGLGLRNDARFDNELISAVHRRFGDAYDNLPVERLRGEGIAEFIHDYTTNKARAQAEFPQYYAAFEKRLKKEPEIRGRLKIVSDMLKTWYNQAAKDRVKGSISFGDRRTAFEKTKDAVKNPKQTAEAIAESGREIIDKVYDKFVDELAPLDRMMKEIEKLTGEKLPLAQDVFKQAWLARGWAGKAQTLIEHGIPEKGIPSLKSIVKSVEKNIDDFSAYLVALREIDMYRMEEQGLGKFEHAISKADAALTVAEGRQRPEFVKAQQELVKFQNHLLDILVDAGIKDRASVEIMKTKWPNYVPFFREFDEAAIEKFLSGKGFGNVSDPIKKLKGSTRDIINPLESIVKNTYLFINLAERNRVARLFVDLAQKPGLGKLIEEVSGPASSKDSTFAVWDKGKKRVFQTTPELYRAIMLLDREAAGVIEKILSIPAGWLRAGAVLSPEFIVRNPVRDAHSAFIYSKYGFIPVIDTFRGLAHVLKKDDLYWEYMNSGAAHSTMVSLDRDYLAKNLREIMSKPGYQKFIAPLNPKTYIDILRAFSETLEMGTRVAEYENARRGYNGVINRLFSNKRTQRSMEEAALAARDITLDFSRAGTVGKKINKVVAFWNATIQGMDKMIRAFKEDPVTTSAKVFMSVTLPSIVLWYLNKDDPRYQELPQWQKDLFWIIPAKDTLIRIPKPFEVGILFGTSVERMLDWMYKKDPNAFKGYGKTVWDAMVPGWMPTALLPIVEWTSNYSYFMERNIVPPSQEKLPPKLQYGPNTSAIGKWIGEHAITPWTPQGVSPAKVDNTIRGYTGGLGGLAMTLGDLVAGEFDKRPSLKWTEYPGIRAFTATPYRSSKSVQDFYDRWNEVQQMYNEYKQTGVKPAGLDGAEYRRLQGVNEIMQKINKREKEILSDKNMSSEEKRSRLDQLNVMKTNYARIALGRQKIAQ